The nucleotide sequence AAGCTCAATGAAGCGCGCCCGGCGACGCTTGCCCAGGCAGGCCGCATTTCCGGTGTCACGCCAGCAGCGGTTTCCATCCTGTTGATTCACTTGAAGAAACGGCAGTTGATCAAGGCGGAGACTCCAGCAGATACCGATACGGCTGACACGGGAGTCGCGCAATGAGTCAGACGCTCAACGAGACGCAGCGTGCGCGTTGCGCCCAGTTGCTCAGTCGCGGTGCCAGCGCCATGGGAGTGGCGCTGAGTGATGAGCAGCATGCGCAGCTGATGACGCTGCTGGTGCTGTTGCACAAGTGGAATCGCGCCTATAACCTCACCGCGGTACGTGAGCCGGAGGCGATGGTGACGCGCCATCTGCTGGATAGCCTCAGCGTGCTGCCCCACATCAGCGGGCCACGCCTGCTGGACGTCGGTGCCGGCCCGGGCCTGCCGAGTCTCGTGATCGCGATCATGCGTCCCGACATCGCTGTCGTACCGCTGGATTCCAATGGCAAGAAGGTGCGTTTCCAGATTCAGGCCGGCCACGAGCTGGGCCTGAACAACCTGAGCCCGACTCAGGTGCGTATCGAAGCCTATGATGGCGCGCCCTTCGAGCAGATCATCTCGCGGGCCTTCGCCGATACTGACGCCTTCGTCAATCTGTCAGGCGCCGTACTGGCTAAAGGCGGCGAATGGCTGGCGATGAAAGGTCGCATCCCCAATGACGAGATCGCACGGTTGCCGGCGGGTGTCTCGCTGGTCGAGACGCTCAGACTGTGTGTCCCGGGAGAAGAAGGTGAACGTCACCTTCTGCGCTTGAAACGCGACTGACCGCTCGTCTCGCGGCGCGTGCAGGGATTGTGCCGGGCGCAAAAGGCAGGCAGCCTGAGGCTCTGGGAGGGCAGATCCATGATCTGCCCTCGTGAGCATGCGGCTGGTGCCAAAGGCCTCGCTTCTCAAGGAACCAAGGAAGTCGCTCGTGACCAAGATCATCGCGCTGACCAACCAGAAAGGTGGTGTCGGCAAGACCACGACAGCCGTCAATCTCGCCGCTTCGCTGGCGGCGCTCGATCGCCGCGTATTGCTGATCGACCTCGACCCCCAGGGCCACGCCACCATGGGCAGTGGCATCGACAAGCATGACCTGGAAGGCAGCGTGCTGGACGTGCTGCTGGGTGAACTGCGGGCCAGCGACGTGATTCTCGACTGCCCGGATGCCGGCTATGCCCTGTTGCCGGGCAATGGCGATCTCACGGCTGCCGAAGTCGACCTGCTGGATGTCGAAGGGCGCGAGCGGCGTCTTGCCGAGGCACTCGCCCCGATCGCCTCGGAATATGACGTGGTGCTGATCGACTGCCCGCCCTCGCTCAACATGCTGACCGTCAATGCCCTGACCGCCGCCCATGGCGTCCTGATTCCCCTTCAGTGCGAGTTCTATGCTCTGGAAGGCCTGTCAGCGCTGCTGGATACCGTCGAGCAGATACAGGGCAACGTGAATCCGGCCCTCGACGTGTTCGGGATCGTGCGCACCATGTACGACGCCCGCAACAGTCTGACCCGCGATGTCAGCAAGCAACTTTCCGATTACTTTGGCGATACCCTGATCAAGGCCACCATTCCACGCAACGTGCGGGTGGCCGAAGCGCCGAGCCATGGTCTGCCGGTCACCAAGTACGCGCGTCTGTCGCGTGGCAGCCAGGCCTATCGCGTGCTCGCCAAGGAATTGATTCGTCGTCTCTCGCTGTAACTTCACCGAGGAAGGTCCATGACGCGTAAGCGTGCCCTGGGAAGGGGCCTGGATGCCCTGATCGGCGCTGGCAATCGCCGCCGCCATGCCGAATCTGATGCCGAAGGCGCCCTGCCGGCGGCCACGACTGACGCCTTGTCGCCCGACGGCGGGAATGCCGCTGGTGGTGCGACGGATACCGGGGCCGAGGCAGCC is from Cobetia marina and encodes:
- the rsmG gene encoding 16S rRNA (guanine(527)-N(7))-methyltransferase RsmG, whose amino-acid sequence is MSQTLNETQRARCAQLLSRGASAMGVALSDEQHAQLMTLLVLLHKWNRAYNLTAVREPEAMVTRHLLDSLSVLPHISGPRLLDVGAGPGLPSLVIAIMRPDIAVVPLDSNGKKVRFQIQAGHELGLNNLSPTQVRIEAYDGAPFEQIISRAFADTDAFVNLSGAVLAKGGEWLAMKGRIPNDEIARLPAGVSLVETLRLCVPGEEGERHLLRLKRD
- a CDS encoding ParA family protein, translated to MTKIIALTNQKGGVGKTTTAVNLAASLAALDRRVLLIDLDPQGHATMGSGIDKHDLEGSVLDVLLGELRASDVILDCPDAGYALLPGNGDLTAAEVDLLDVEGRERRLAEALAPIASEYDVVLIDCPPSLNMLTVNALTAAHGVLIPLQCEFYALEGLSALLDTVEQIQGNVNPALDVFGIVRTMYDARNSLTRDVSKQLSDYFGDTLIKATIPRNVRVAEAPSHGLPVTKYARLSRGSQAYRVLAKELIRRLSL